One Flavobacterium sp. 90 DNA segment encodes these proteins:
- a CDS encoding alpha/beta fold hydrolase has protein sequence MPLIEQSEYNFPSIIHRNRHISTIYAALFKKFEVPGYTREKHELSDGDFINIDFVINDSKKAVILCHGLEGDSRRTYNNSCAAYFQQKGFSVFAWNNRTCGGEMNRLPRLYHHGAVDDLDEVVQFVLQKKFEDVYLIGYSMGGVQLLNYLGWTKIDKRVKAAVSISVPTHIATSAAVLKQGFNRVYLKNFTIDIKKKLKYKAAQFPDFINSDQIDKITSFDEVDQYFTAPLHGFASRDDYYHRVSPEFSLKNITTPVLIINSLDDPFLGERCYPRAIAQDSSYVYLETPKYGGHCAFPLRDSTYSYVEKRAYEFFESCKEPV, from the coding sequence ATGCCACTAATTGAACAATCAGAATATAATTTCCCTTCTATTATTCATCGTAACAGGCATATTTCTACTATTTATGCTGCTTTATTCAAAAAATTTGAAGTTCCGGGATATACAAGAGAAAAACATGAGTTGAGTGACGGAGATTTTATCAATATTGATTTTGTGATAAATGATTCTAAAAAAGCTGTTATTTTATGTCATGGTTTAGAAGGTGATTCACGCAGAACCTACAATAATAGTTGTGCGGCTTATTTTCAGCAGAAGGGTTTTTCTGTTTTCGCTTGGAATAATCGTACTTGTGGCGGAGAAATGAACCGACTTCCAAGACTTTATCATCATGGTGCAGTTGACGACCTTGATGAAGTAGTTCAGTTTGTTTTACAAAAAAAGTTCGAAGATGTTTATTTAATTGGATATTCAATGGGAGGAGTTCAGCTTTTGAATTATTTAGGCTGGACCAAAATCGATAAACGTGTAAAAGCAGCAGTTTCGATTTCAGTGCCAACTCATATTGCAACAAGTGCAGCAGTATTGAAACAAGGCTTTAACAGAGTTTATTTAAAGAATTTCACAATTGATATTAAAAAAAAACTGAAATACAAAGCAGCACAATTTCCTGATTTTATAAATAGCGATCAGATTGATAAAATTACTTCCTTTGATGAGGTTGATCAGTATTTTACAGCACCATTACATGGCTTTGCGAGCCGGGATGACTATTACCATCGTGTTTCTCCTGAGTTTTCTCTTAAAAATATTACTACTCCGGTTTTAATTATCAATTCGCTTGATGATCCTTTTTTAGGAGAAAGATGTTATCCAAGAGCGATTGCTCAAGACAGTTCTTATGTTTATCTGGAAACCCCAAAATACGGAGGACATTGTGCTTTTCCATTGCGGGACTCGACATATTCTTATGTAGAAAAAAGAGCTTACGAGTTTTTTGAATCTTGCAAAGAACCGGTATAA
- a CDS encoding secretion protein codes for MTKFSKTVLIGDLLLSSIYTYADEGPRDYILTIATGNGKVTDFNLASAENSSFNIFDQNYDLVYARESEITNLEISSTISLEGYSSGIYFLEIIENDKATIHRINVEAKKVKNKTIKQCPSLQR; via the coding sequence ATGACAAAATTTAGCAAAACAGTCTTAATTGGTGACTTACTATTATCATCAATTTATACTTATGCTGATGAAGGCCCACGGGATTATATTTTGACTATAGCAACCGGAAACGGGAAAGTAACAGACTTTAATCTGGCTAGTGCCGAAAATTCATCTTTCAATATTTTTGATCAAAATTACGATTTAGTTTACGCAAGGGAATCTGAAATAACCAATTTAGAAATATCATCAACAATTAGTTTAGAAGGCTATTCCTCTGGAATTTATTTTTTGGAGATAATAGAAAATGACAAAGCTACAATACACCGAATCAATGTTGAAGCTAAAAAAGTCAAAAACAAAACTATAAAACAGTGCCCTTCTTTACAGCGCTAA